In the Leptotrichia sp. oral taxon 223 genome, TGTTAGTAATAGAAAAATTAGTAGTTTTTTCATAGGTAATCAACTCCTTTGGTAGTTTTGTTTGTGAGTTTATTTTAACATATTTTTTTGTATTTTTTTAGAGAGTAAAAAATTTATTTAACATAATACTTTTCTCCATAACTTTGCATAAGTTCCAAAATAGGCAATAAATCTTTTCCTTTTTCTGAGAGGATATATTCTGTCTTTTTTGGGTAAACATCGTATTCCCGTTTTTCTATAAGTTTTTCTTTGATTAAATAGTTTAAATGCTCGATAATCATTTTTTCGTTACTGCCTTTTATTTGATTTTTGAAATCTTTTGTTCTGACTTTTCCGTGTCTTAAAAGCCATAATATGATGACTGTCCATTTTTTTGATAATATTTTTTGAGTTAGTTCCAA is a window encoding:
- a CDS encoding helix-turn-helix domain-containing protein, giving the protein MEEKIYTCPLELTQKILSKKWTVIILWLLRHGKVRTKDFKNQIKGSNEKMIIEHLNYLIKEKLIEKREYDVYPKKTEYILSEKGKDLLPILELMQSYGEKYYVK